A window of Ictidomys tridecemlineatus isolate mIctTri1 chromosome 1, mIctTri1.hap1, whole genome shotgun sequence contains these coding sequences:
- the LOC101965613 gene encoding olfactory receptor 2B11, with the protein MRSDNQSLLWDPPKYFILLGISDRPWLELPLFVVLLVSYILTMLGNISIILVSRLDAQLQSPMYIFLSHLSFIDLCFTTTTVPQMLANMGSSRKTISYGGCTMQYAIFHWLGCTECIVLAAMALDRYVAICEPLRYAIIMHRSLCQQLVAVAWLSGFGNSLVQVVLTVQLPFCGRQVLNNFFCEVPAIIKLSCAADTAVNDTTLAVLVAFFVLVPLAVILLSYGFIARAVLRIQSSKGRHKAFGTCSSHLMVVSLFYLPAIYMYLQPPSSYSQEQGKFISLFYSIITPTLNPFIYTLRNKDVKGALRRLLARAWKPCRR; encoded by the coding sequence ATGAGAAGTGACAACCAGAGCCTCCTGTGGGATCCTCCGAAGTACTTCATCCTTCTGGGCATCTCTGACAGACCATGGCTAGAACTTCCTCTCTTCGTGGTCCTCCTGGTGTCCTACATTCTGACCATGCTGGGAAACATTTCCATCATCCTGGTGTCACGGCTGGATGCCCAGCTGCAGAGTCCCATGTACATCTTCCTCAGCCACCTGTCCTTCATAGACCTGTGCTTCACGACCACCACAGTCCCCCAGATGCTGGCCAACATGGGCAGCTCCAGAAAGACCATCAGCTACGGTGGCTGCACCATGCAGTATGCCATTTTCCACTGGCTGGGGTGCACCGAGTGCATCGTCCTGGCTGCCATGGCCCTGGACCGTTACGTGGCCATCTGTGAGCCCCTGCGGTATGCCATTATCATGCACCGCTCTCTCTGCCAGCAGCTTGTGGCTGTGGCCTGGCTCAGTGGCTTTGGCAACTCCCTCGTTCAAGTGGTCCTGACAGTCCAGCTGCCCTTCTGCGGGCGGCAGGTGCTGAACAACTTCTTCTGCGAGGTGCCAGCTATAATCAAGCTGTCCTGTGCGGCGGATACCGCAGTGAATGACACCACGCTGGCCGTTCTGGTGGCCTTCTTTGTGCTGGTCCCCCTGGCTGTTATTCTCCTCTCCTATGGCTTCATTGCCCGGGCTGTGCTCAGGATCCAGTCCTCCAAGGGACGGCACAAGGCCTTTGGGACCTGTTCCTCCCACCTGATGGTGGTCTCCCTCTTCTACCTGCCTGCCATCTACATGTATCTACAGCCCCCCTCCAGCTACTCCCAAGAGCAGGGCAAGTTCATCTCCCTCTTCTACTCCATAATCACACCCACCCTCAATCCCTTCATCTACACCCTGAGGAATAAGGACGTGAAGGGAGCTCTCAGGAGACTCCTGGCCAGGGCCTGGAAGCCCTGCAGAAGATAA